Proteins encoded in a region of the Phacochoerus africanus isolate WHEZ1 chromosome 8, ROS_Pafr_v1, whole genome shotgun sequence genome:
- the VSTM1 gene encoding V-set and transmembrane domain-containing protein 1 isoform X5 → MVSKIFPLLCLGLCLGYEDEKKHEKLPKPQLHALPSSEIKRHSNVTFRCQSEVQNVTFMLGKLQDSGYRREQNTGGQDAEFSLVNLDSEDAGQYFCAYRTTVSQEWSEESDHLQLTVTDDHGGRGPPPAKTGADLTLWSCSSPPRHQGHLRRHLQLPVPPSPLLCHLFHLQMLSGWFSTRRIPPENHPSQTSQAGGCRFMQAGKDIRIE, encoded by the exons ATGGTCTCAAAAATCTTTCCCCTGCTTTGCCTCG GGCTTTGTCTGGGCTACGAAGATGAGAAAAAGCACG AGAAACTTCCCAAACCCCAGCTCCATGCCTTGCCCAGCTCAGAGATCAAACGTCACAGCAATGTGACCTTCCGGTGCCAGTCTGAGGTCCAGAACGTGACTTTCATGCTGGGGAAGCTGCAGGACTCTGGGTACAGGCGAGAGCAGAACACAGGAGGACAGGATGCTGAATTCTCCCTTGTCAACCTGGACTCTGAAGATGCTGGACAGTACTTTTGTGCCTACAGGACAACTGTTTCCCAGGAGTGGTCAGAAGAGAGTGATCACCTGCAACTGACGGTCACAG ATGACCATGGCGGACGTGGACCACCCCCAGCAAAAACAG GAGCCGATTTGACTCTGTGGTCCTGCTCTTCTCCCCCCAGACACCAAGGCCATCTTCGTCGCCACCTTCAGCTGCctgtccctccttctcctcttctttgcCATCTTTTTCATCTACAGATGCTCTCAGGATG gttcAGCACAAGAAGAATCCCCCCAGAG aaCCATCCATCCCAAACTTCCCAAGCAGGAGGCTGCAG GTTTATGCAAGCCGGAAAGGATATCAGAATCG AATGA
- the VSTM1 gene encoding V-set and transmembrane domain-containing protein 1 isoform X1 has product MVSKIFPLLCLGLCLGYEDEKKHEKLPKPQLHALPSSEIKRHSNVTFRCQSEVQNVTFMLGKLQDSGYRREQNTGGQDAEFSLVNLDSEDAGQYFCAYRTTVSQEWSEESDHLQLTVTDDHGGRGPPPAKTGADLTLWSCSSPPRHQGHLRRHLQLPVPPSPLLCHLFHLQMLSGWFSTRRIPPEVGILNRSPALCNSHSILQSLVSKRYLPRPTPPLSALCSPPSLQIPHVNMFLSLRTIHPKLPKQEAAGLCKPERISESNEDPLGVTYAQLNTNALSEAASVPAEDPPEAHDYATLKV; this is encoded by the exons ATGGTCTCAAAAATCTTTCCCCTGCTTTGCCTCG GGCTTTGTCTGGGCTACGAAGATGAGAAAAAGCACG AGAAACTTCCCAAACCCCAGCTCCATGCCTTGCCCAGCTCAGAGATCAAACGTCACAGCAATGTGACCTTCCGGTGCCAGTCTGAGGTCCAGAACGTGACTTTCATGCTGGGGAAGCTGCAGGACTCTGGGTACAGGCGAGAGCAGAACACAGGAGGACAGGATGCTGAATTCTCCCTTGTCAACCTGGACTCTGAAGATGCTGGACAGTACTTTTGTGCCTACAGGACAACTGTTTCCCAGGAGTGGTCAGAAGAGAGTGATCACCTGCAACTGACGGTCACAG ATGACCATGGCGGACGTGGACCACCCCCAGCAAAAACAG GAGCCGATTTGACTCTGTGGTCCTGCTCTTCTCCCCCCAGACACCAAGGCCATCTTCGTCGCCACCTTCAGCTGCctgtccctccttctcctcttctttgcCATCTTTTTCATCTACAGATGCTCTCAGGATG gttcAGCACAAGAAGAATCCCCCCAGAGGTAGGTATACTCAACAGATCTCCTGCCCTGTgtaactcccactccatccttcaGAGCCTGGTCTCAAAACGGTACCTCCCCCGCCCAACCCCACCTCTCTCAGCCCTGTGCTCACCCCCAAGTCTTCAGATCCCACACGTGaacatgtttctctctctcagaaCCATCCATCCCAAACTTCCCAAGCAGGAGGCTGCAG GTTTATGCAAGCCGGAAAGGATATCAGAATCG AATGAAGACCCCCTGGGAGTGACCTATGCCCAGCTAAACACCAACGCACTGTCGGAGGCAGCTTCGGTGCCCGCCGAGGACCCCCCGGAAGCTCATGACTATGCAACACTGAAGGTGTAG
- the VSTM1 gene encoding V-set and transmembrane domain-containing protein 1 isoform X2 has product MVSKIFPLLCLGLCLGYEDEKKHEKLPKPQLHALPSSEIKRHSNVTFRCQSEVQNVTFMLGKLQDSGYRREQNTGGQDAEFSLVNLDSEDAGQYFCAYRTTVSQEWSEESDHLQLTVTDDHGGRGPPPAKTGADLTLWSCSSPPRHQGHLRRHLQLPVPPSPLLCHLFHLQMLSGWFSTRRIPPEVGILNRSPALCNSHSILQSLVSKRYLPRPTPPLSALCSPPSLQIPHVNMFLSLRTIHPKLPKQEAAGKWWGRQHEASPHSKAKI; this is encoded by the exons ATGGTCTCAAAAATCTTTCCCCTGCTTTGCCTCG GGCTTTGTCTGGGCTACGAAGATGAGAAAAAGCACG AGAAACTTCCCAAACCCCAGCTCCATGCCTTGCCCAGCTCAGAGATCAAACGTCACAGCAATGTGACCTTCCGGTGCCAGTCTGAGGTCCAGAACGTGACTTTCATGCTGGGGAAGCTGCAGGACTCTGGGTACAGGCGAGAGCAGAACACAGGAGGACAGGATGCTGAATTCTCCCTTGTCAACCTGGACTCTGAAGATGCTGGACAGTACTTTTGTGCCTACAGGACAACTGTTTCCCAGGAGTGGTCAGAAGAGAGTGATCACCTGCAACTGACGGTCACAG ATGACCATGGCGGACGTGGACCACCCCCAGCAAAAACAG GAGCCGATTTGACTCTGTGGTCCTGCTCTTCTCCCCCCAGACACCAAGGCCATCTTCGTCGCCACCTTCAGCTGCctgtccctccttctcctcttctttgcCATCTTTTTCATCTACAGATGCTCTCAGGATG gttcAGCACAAGAAGAATCCCCCCAGAGGTAGGTATACTCAACAGATCTCCTGCCCTGTgtaactcccactccatccttcaGAGCCTGGTCTCAAAACGGTACCTCCCCCGCCCAACCCCACCTCTCTCAGCCCTGTGCTCACCCCCAAGTCTTCAGATCCCACACGTGaacatgtttctctctctcagaaCCATCCATCCCAAACTTCCCAAGCAGGAGGCTGCAGGTAAGTGGTGGGGAAGACAGCACGAGGCATCTCCGCATAGCAAGGCTAAAATCTGA
- the VSTM1 gene encoding V-set and transmembrane domain-containing protein 1 isoform X3 — MVSKIFPLLCLGLCLGYEDEKKHEKLPKPQLHALPSSEIKRHSNVTFRCQSEVQNVTFMLGKLQDSGYRREQNTGGQDAEFSLVNLDSEDAGQYFCAYRTTVSQEWSEESDHLQLTVTDDHGGRGPPPAKTDTKAIFVATFSCLSLLLLFFAIFFIYRCSQDGSAQEESPQRTIHPKLPKQEAAGLCKPERISESNEDPLGVTYAQLNTNALSEAASVPAEDPPEAHDYATLKV; from the exons ATGGTCTCAAAAATCTTTCCCCTGCTTTGCCTCG GGCTTTGTCTGGGCTACGAAGATGAGAAAAAGCACG AGAAACTTCCCAAACCCCAGCTCCATGCCTTGCCCAGCTCAGAGATCAAACGTCACAGCAATGTGACCTTCCGGTGCCAGTCTGAGGTCCAGAACGTGACTTTCATGCTGGGGAAGCTGCAGGACTCTGGGTACAGGCGAGAGCAGAACACAGGAGGACAGGATGCTGAATTCTCCCTTGTCAACCTGGACTCTGAAGATGCTGGACAGTACTTTTGTGCCTACAGGACAACTGTTTCCCAGGAGTGGTCAGAAGAGAGTGATCACCTGCAACTGACGGTCACAG ATGACCATGGCGGACGTGGACCACCCCCAGCAAAAACAG ACACCAAGGCCATCTTCGTCGCCACCTTCAGCTGCctgtccctccttctcctcttctttgcCATCTTTTTCATCTACAGATGCTCTCAGGATG gttcAGCACAAGAAGAATCCCCCCAGAG aaCCATCCATCCCAAACTTCCCAAGCAGGAGGCTGCAG GTTTATGCAAGCCGGAAAGGATATCAGAATCG AATGAAGACCCCCTGGGAGTGACCTATGCCCAGCTAAACACCAACGCACTGTCGGAGGCAGCTTCGGTGCCCGCCGAGGACCCCCCGGAAGCTCATGACTATGCAACACTGAAGGTGTAG
- the VSTM1 gene encoding V-set and transmembrane domain-containing protein 1 isoform X4, with translation MVSKIFPLLCLGLCLGYEDEKKHEKLPKPQLHALPSSEIKRHSNVTFRCQSEVQNVTFMLGKLQDSGYRREQNTGGQDAEFSLVNLDSEDAGQYFCAYRTTVSQEWSEESDHLQLTVTDDHGGRGPPPAKTGADLTLWSCSSPPRHQGHLRRHLQLPVPPSPLLCHLFHLQMLSGWFSTRRIPPENHPSQTSQAGGCRFMQAGKDIRIGEFFPLE, from the exons ATGGTCTCAAAAATCTTTCCCCTGCTTTGCCTCG GGCTTTGTCTGGGCTACGAAGATGAGAAAAAGCACG AGAAACTTCCCAAACCCCAGCTCCATGCCTTGCCCAGCTCAGAGATCAAACGTCACAGCAATGTGACCTTCCGGTGCCAGTCTGAGGTCCAGAACGTGACTTTCATGCTGGGGAAGCTGCAGGACTCTGGGTACAGGCGAGAGCAGAACACAGGAGGACAGGATGCTGAATTCTCCCTTGTCAACCTGGACTCTGAAGATGCTGGACAGTACTTTTGTGCCTACAGGACAACTGTTTCCCAGGAGTGGTCAGAAGAGAGTGATCACCTGCAACTGACGGTCACAG ATGACCATGGCGGACGTGGACCACCCCCAGCAAAAACAG GAGCCGATTTGACTCTGTGGTCCTGCTCTTCTCCCCCCAGACACCAAGGCCATCTTCGTCGCCACCTTCAGCTGCctgtccctccttctcctcttctttgcCATCTTTTTCATCTACAGATGCTCTCAGGATG gttcAGCACAAGAAGAATCCCCCCAGAG aaCCATCCATCCCAAACTTCCCAAGCAGGAGGCTGCAG GTTTATGCAAGCCGGAAAGGATATCAGAATCGGTGAGTTCTTCCCTTTGGAATAA